A genomic segment from Legionella quinlivanii encodes:
- a CDS encoding RMD1 family protein codes for MECLSYCVANSIDLTRLDHYFKASVKGYSAVKSRDVLKLTPFTGEQYVIFIFKNGTVVSWGIKRHQIDNYIELFKLYADKPVSFLVRDEFSYRISDKIAIEPHDYFDVDCISIDDDSDDLKLSLSYGFSQSVKLQYFETKIDALIEKYNPLIQSLSHKGQMPISRNQIRQVIGEILGAKSEMNLISNFLYHPKYFWQHPTLEEYYTMLERYLHIPRRVNALNHRLDTINEIFDMFNGYLENRHSHSLEIIIIFLIAIEIIFGVLNIHF; via the coding sequence ATGGAATGCCTTAGTTATTGTGTAGCCAATAGTATTGATTTAACACGTCTTGATCATTATTTTAAAGCAAGCGTGAAAGGCTACTCGGCGGTTAAATCACGTGATGTGCTCAAACTGACGCCCTTCACAGGTGAACAGTATGTGATTTTCATATTTAAAAATGGAACCGTAGTTTCCTGGGGGATTAAACGGCATCAGATTGACAATTATATTGAATTGTTCAAATTATACGCCGATAAACCTGTCTCGTTTTTGGTCCGTGACGAGTTCAGCTATCGGATCAGCGACAAAATCGCCATCGAACCGCATGATTATTTTGATGTTGACTGCATCAGCATCGATGACGACAGTGACGACTTGAAATTAAGCTTGTCCTACGGCTTTTCACAATCAGTTAAGCTGCAATATTTTGAAACTAAAATAGATGCACTCATTGAAAAGTACAACCCTCTGATTCAAAGCCTGTCGCATAAAGGGCAAATGCCAATCAGCCGTAATCAGATCCGCCAGGTCATAGGTGAAATTTTAGGCGCAAAAAGTGAAATGAATTTAATCAGTAATTTTCTTTATCACCCTAAATATTTCTGGCAACACCCGACACTTGAGGAGTATTACACGATGCTGGAGCGATATTTACACATCCCACGCCGGGTGAATGCCTTAAATCATCGTCTCGATACAATAAACGAAATCTTTGATATGTTTAATGGCTATCTCGAAAACCGTCATTCGCACAGTCTGGAGATAATTATCATTTTCCTAATCGCGATAGAAATTATTTTCGGCGTTTTAAATATTCATTTCTAA
- the gcvPB gene encoding aminomethyl-transferring glycine dehydrogenase subunit GcvPB, producing the protein MLIFERSQAKRRAAAQIPSSCTKSTGIPEKFLRQKPARLPACSELQVIRHYTRLSQKNFSIDTNVYPLGSCTMKYNPRGVHKAASINGFLNRHPLSGAEHSQGYLQTMYELQSYLAEITGMAGVSLTPMAGSQGEFAGVAMIKAYHQSRGDSARTEMLIPDAAHGTNPASAVMCGFKVIEISTAKDGDIDLEELRSKVGPKTAGIMLTNPSTLGLFMKQIKEIAAIVHQAGGLLYYDGANLNAILGRVRPGDMGFDVMHLNLHKTFATPHGGGGPGSGPIAVNKRLLPYMPIPVVVKSDGMYRWATREDYPQSIGRLSCFMGNAGILLRAYFYICVLGKEGLLRVSEFASLNANYLLSVLSKAGFTAAYPERRASHEFILTLSQEKKNFGVTAMDLAKRLLDYGFHAPTTYFPLLIPECLLIEPTETESKEDLDSLAAAMHAIRDEAQKNPELLKGAPHNLPVKRLDDVRAARELDLNYFKYHQDNE; encoded by the coding sequence ATGTTGATTTTTGAACGCTCACAAGCCAAACGTCGTGCAGCAGCTCAGATCCCCTCATCCTGCACGAAAAGTACAGGAATACCGGAAAAGTTTTTGCGCCAGAAACCCGCCCGCTTGCCGGCATGCTCTGAGCTACAAGTCATTCGTCACTATACCCGTCTCTCACAAAAGAATTTTTCGATTGACACCAATGTATATCCCCTTGGCTCCTGCACAATGAAATATAATCCAAGAGGAGTTCACAAGGCGGCGTCAATCAATGGCTTTCTTAACAGACACCCTTTATCTGGTGCAGAGCATAGCCAGGGCTATCTCCAAACAATGTATGAGCTGCAATCCTACCTGGCAGAAATTACTGGTATGGCAGGTGTTTCGCTGACCCCAATGGCCGGTTCACAAGGCGAATTTGCCGGTGTTGCCATGATTAAAGCCTATCATCAGTCCAGAGGAGACAGTGCGCGAACCGAAATGCTTATTCCGGATGCGGCACACGGCACTAATCCAGCCTCAGCAGTCATGTGCGGGTTTAAAGTCATCGAGATTAGCACGGCTAAGGATGGAGACATCGATTTGGAGGAGCTTCGCAGCAAAGTAGGTCCAAAAACAGCCGGCATTATGCTGACCAATCCCTCCACACTCGGCCTGTTCATGAAGCAAATTAAGGAAATCGCAGCCATTGTTCATCAGGCAGGGGGGTTACTCTATTATGATGGCGCGAATTTAAATGCCATTCTGGGTCGTGTCAGACCGGGCGATATGGGATTTGACGTCATGCACTTAAACCTGCATAAAACTTTTGCCACACCCCATGGCGGCGGCGGCCCGGGCTCTGGTCCCATTGCAGTGAACAAAAGGCTTCTGCCCTATATGCCTATTCCAGTGGTTGTAAAATCCGATGGTATGTATCGCTGGGCAACCCGGGAAGACTATCCTCAGAGCATTGGCCGCCTGTCCTGTTTCATGGGCAATGCCGGCATTCTTCTGCGAGCTTATTTCTATATTTGTGTTCTGGGTAAAGAAGGTCTTTTACGTGTTTCAGAGTTTGCGAGTCTTAATGCCAACTACCTGTTGAGCGTGTTAAGTAAAGCAGGGTTTACAGCCGCTTATCCAGAACGTCGGGCAAGCCATGAGTTTATTCTGACGCTAAGTCAGGAAAAGAAAAACTTCGGCGTCACGGCAATGGATTTGGCAAAACGTCTGCTCGACTATGGTTTTCATGCACCGACAACCTATTTTCCCTTATTAATTCCTGAATGTTTATTGATTGAGCCCACCGAAACAGAATCCAAGGAAGATTTGGACAGTCTGGCAGCTGCCATGCATGCTATACGCGACGAAGCTCAGAAAAATCCGGAATTACTGAAAGGAGCGCCTCACAATTTACCGGTCAAACGTTTGGATGATGTGCGGGCGGCCCGCGAACTTGATTTGAATTATTTCAAATATCATCAGGACAATGAATAA
- a CDS encoding NCS2 family permease, with product MNTIQTAQNNRVRFSTEVLAGITSFLTMVYIVFVNPVVLHDAGMDQGAVFTATCLVTAITTLLTGLLANAPIGVAPGMALNIYFSYSVVLGMGIPWQQALAMVFVSGLLFLLLSLTPLRKILVDSIPDNLQLAILIGISFLIALIALQSNQIIISNAHTLLQMGNLARPEAGLFFLGFILILIFDYFKISGAIILSILSISLISLLTGMVPWQGLFALPPSLAPTFMKLDFSSFSSTTTLKATFTFFLIALFDATGTLIGLLNQSLFKDQRDHQQRIANSLSADAAGSMLAGLLGSASTSPFIESAAGIEAGGRTGWTAAVIAVGFLLMLFFFPLAKMIPVYAVGPALLYVACCMMKHMVDLKLTDMTEIAPCMLTIIMIPLTSSIADGIGAGIILYTLLKLLSRQAVKPFLIVLSLTFMVFFLLS from the coding sequence ATGAATACTATTCAAACCGCCCAAAACAATCGGGTCCGATTTTCCACCGAAGTCCTCGCGGGGATTACCAGCTTTTTAACAATGGTGTATATCGTATTTGTAAACCCCGTTGTTTTACATGATGCGGGAATGGATCAGGGCGCAGTGTTTACAGCCACCTGTTTAGTCACCGCAATTACCACCTTGCTAACCGGTCTGCTAGCCAACGCGCCTATCGGGGTCGCACCCGGTATGGCACTGAATATTTATTTTTCCTACAGTGTCGTTCTGGGCATGGGGATCCCCTGGCAACAGGCGCTGGCCATGGTTTTCGTATCCGGGCTTTTGTTTCTGTTACTAAGTCTCACCCCATTAAGAAAAATACTGGTGGATTCCATTCCGGATAATCTGCAACTGGCTATTCTTATTGGAATTAGTTTTCTAATAGCGCTTATTGCATTGCAATCCAATCAGATTATTATCAGTAATGCGCATACTTTGTTACAAATGGGGAATCTGGCAAGACCAGAAGCCGGACTGTTCTTTCTCGGCTTTATTCTTATCTTAATCTTTGACTATTTCAAAATTTCTGGCGCTATCATTTTGAGTATTCTCTCGATTAGCCTCATTTCATTGCTGACTGGGATGGTGCCCTGGCAAGGACTTTTTGCGCTTCCTCCTTCTTTAGCACCTACTTTTATGAAGCTTGATTTTTCTTCTTTCAGCTCGACAACCACATTAAAGGCAACCTTTACGTTTTTCTTAATTGCTCTGTTTGATGCAACAGGCACCTTAATTGGTCTTTTAAATCAATCCCTGTTTAAAGATCAGAGGGATCATCAGCAACGCATTGCCAATAGTTTGTCAGCCGATGCTGCAGGTTCGATGCTGGCTGGATTATTAGGCTCAGCCAGCACCTCTCCGTTTATCGAATCTGCCGCGGGGATTGAGGCAGGCGGGCGCACCGGATGGACAGCTGCCGTCATTGCCGTCGGTTTTTTACTAATGCTTTTTTTCTTTCCGCTGGCAAAGATGATCCCTGTCTATGCGGTAGGGCCGGCTTTACTTTATGTAGCCTGCTGCATGATGAAGCATATGGTGGATCTGAAACTGACCGATATGACGGAAATTGCTCCCTGCATGCTCACCATTATTATGATTCCTCTGACTTCGTCAATTGCAGACGGAATTGGCGCGGGGATTATTTTATATACCCTGTTAAAACTGCTTTCCCGACAAGCTGTGAAACCTTTTCTAATCGTTTTAAGTCTCACTTTTATGGTGTTTTTTCTCCTGAGTTAG